DNA from Nitrospira sp.:
TGCGACAGCACCCGCCAAAAACCAAACCGAAACATCCTCGGTATAGAACGTCGCGATGATGACGATCGCGCCCAGATCGTCGATGACGGCGAAGGCCACGACAAATACTTTCAGCGAAGCGGGAATGCGGTTTCCGAGCATGGCCAGAACGCCGAGAGCGAAGGCGATGTCCGTAGCCATCGGGATCCCGATACCGGCTTGCGTCGGCGTCCCCCAGTTAAGGGAGAAATGAATCATGGCTGGTGCGGCCATTCCGCCAGCGGCCGCAACAATCGGAAGCAGGGCGGTCCGAAAGTCTGACAGTTCACCGCTGTATAGTTCGCGTTCGAGTTCCAACCCAATGAGCAAAAAGAAAATCGCCATCAGCCCATCGTTTACCCAATGCTCAAGACTCAGACCTCCGATATTCGTCTGCCACAGATTCATATAGCCTGCGCCGATTGAGGAATTCGCAACCAGAAGCGACATCGCTGTGCAGATCAGCAGCAGAATTCCGCCGGATTTCTCCGAATCAAAAAACCGTTGGAAGGTATATGATAGGCGTCGCTGGTGGTCGATCAAGTCTCGGCCAAAGGTTGTCATCAGGGGTGATGAAATTCCGATGATGCAGTATTACGATAAGCGTCCCGGTTCGGTTAAGAGCTGACACCACTGGTAAACGTCAATCTGTTCCCAAAGGGATCAGTCACCGACATATCCCTGCCCCACGGCATCTCTTCTATTCTCGGTCCGGCGTACTTGTGGTTCTTTGCGAGGAGAGCCTTTTGGAATGCCTCCAGTTCGTTCGTTTCAATCCTCATCGCGGCGCCGGGGCAACAGTCTCCATGATGCTCTGATAAATGAAGGATGCAGTCATCCTTTGAGATTTGCAGATAGAGCGGTAAGCCTTCCTCAAAACGATGTTCCCAATCGATTCTGAAGCCCAGGAAATTGATGTAGAACTCCTTCGCTTTCTCTTCGTCGAATATCCGAAGGATCGGTTTCGTTTTTCCAAAACCCATCGTGATAACCTCCATAGGTCGCATAGCACTGGCACTCCGCAGTCCGCCCGATCGGATCTTCAAAACTCCGCTCCATGCTAACGTAGGCTTTGGGCTAATAGCGATGGGCAAGCGGACAGACTTCTCAGGCAGCATCTGTGATGTCGATGCACTTGCTTGGTCAGGTTCCCAGATTACTTGGGCGCAT
Protein-coding regions in this window:
- a CDS encoding glyoxalase superfamily protein, whose protein sequence is MGFGKTKPILRIFDEEKAKEFYINFLGFRIDWEHRFEEGLPLYLQISKDDCILHLSEHHGDCCPGAAMRIETNELEAFQKALLAKNHKYAGPRIEEMPWGRDMSVTDPFGNRLTFTSGVSS